A section of the Cottoperca gobio chromosome 17, fCotGob3.1, whole genome shotgun sequence genome encodes:
- the apol1 gene encoding apolipoprotein L1 isoform X1 — translation MERYDDLDLECEGGGVADKVALFGGKFKKSFKSAEPSLQAQDSLSVSSELSKSNDSLTDSSTKEKGGVFKGMFKKTTKAAKDGQLQDSLSVQNSELSASSDSLTDNKSSKEKSGVFGGILKRSPKPGHVRRPSQDLLDNEFTASNDSLSENTTTKEKSGVFGGILKRSPKPGHVRRPSQNLLDNEFTASNDSLSENTTAKETGGVFSGMFKKTSKPFGARTQSQEDLSAPSELSGSKDNLSVNSDTKETGGVFSGMFKRSPKPFGARTQSQEDLSAPSELSGSKDNLSVNSDTKETGGVFSGMFKKSPKLFGARRQSQDDLSEPGELSGSTDNLSENTKEKGGIFGGVFRKKVAKSQSQEDLSVDSNLSASSDSLIEKSSKGGVAAKILKNPSTASSQDKEKTEHSGDSKENTSTAEKPKTKQNGFSAMMKSTFYSDKQENNSDSDCEEILDNGESQPGHKQSKFAGAMEKLNPFRSANKNDKQTSSDDEDPPAYSERSSGNKQVKSNMIQPERKERSETPTVPPRPTKEEMKGTSTYDKVKARGTEDKKSRSDEEGLKEESAAAAEGDEENPPESKATKVKKHKHHNPFVPRAGAKAQSDDEGLGEEDESSSKEDKKDEKDKTETKVKKPKRHNPFMPRVKGKGAPKNAQDGARAENGGGNRTLFDQLEDLRIDPSQPEDGQDVEGLMDWWNTVEPWEDTPQEDDMTDKEEAKAFAVTAQKVQKGIRVFNKLFSERAESLWQHVIDLNTIADGLDKFNKNTKIAQITGGSTSAIGGIATITGLALAPVTMGISLIVTAVGLGVATAGGLTSAGAGISNQVNNSMDRKKVEKIVLDYQDKMVDLDKCLKFIKQGIENLSRFDLIKMKEQAYNRDFPALSSRFFEDGAMAGKAILVNANEIMRVVQIANVAGSTAARAVQIASMATGVLTGLFVGMDIYFVAKDSKELKKGAKSEFAAKIREVATQLHEGLVELNGIRQELQSTVPENDEGNDTAALESDKKEKYDKHDKHDKHDSSSEDEIDRIKKAIKKDYENREYV, via the exons ATG GAGCGATACGATGACCTGGATTTGGAGTGTGAAGGAGGAGGCGTAGCC GATAAGGTAGCGTTATTCGGTGGGAAGTTCAAAAAATCCTTCAAGTCTGCAGAACCATCTCTCCAAGCACAG GACAGTTTATCGGTCAGCAGTGAACTTTCAAAGAGCAATGATAGTCTTACTGACAGCAGCACCAAG gaGAAAGGAGGCGTATTTAAAGGAATGTTTAAAAAGACGACCAAAGCTGCCAAAGACGGACAGCTACAG GACTCCCTCTCAGTACAAAATTCCGAACTGTCCGCCAGTAGTGACAGTTTAACAGACAACAAGTCATCAAAG GAAAAATCAGGTGTGTTCGGTGGGATACTGAAACGATCTCCTAAACCAGGACATGTCCGGAGGCCTTCGCAG gatCTTCTGGACAACGAGTTCACAGCCAGTAACGACAGTCTGTCCGAGAACACCACAACTAAG GAAAAATCAGGTGTGTTCGGTGGGATACTGAAACGATCTCCTAAACCAGGACATGTCCGGAGGCCTTCGCAG aatcTTTTGGACAACGAGTTCACAGCCAGTAACGACAGTCTGTCTGAGAACACCACAGCTAAG GAGACCGGAGGGGTGTTCAGtgggatgtttaaaaaaacctCAAAGCCCTTTGGAGCGAGGACACAGTCTCAG GAGGATTTGTCTGCACCCAGCGAGCTCTCAGGCAGCAAAGACAATCTCTCTGTGAACAGCGACACTAAG GAGACCGGAGGGGTGTTCAGTGGGATGTTTAAAAGGTCCCCAAAGCCTTTTGGAGCGAGGACCCAGTCTCAG GAGGATTTGTCTGCACCCAGCGAGCTCTCAGGCAGCAAAGACAATCTTTCTGTGAACAGCGACACTAAG GAGACCGGAGGGGTGTTCAGCGGGATGTTTAAAAAGTCCCCAAAGCTTTTTGGAGCGAGGAGACAGTCTCAG GATGATTTGTCTGAACCCGGCGAGCTCTCGGGAAGCACTGACAATCTTTCTGAGAACACTAAG GAGAAAGGAGGAATCTTTGGGGGGGTGTTCAGAAAAAAAGTTGCCAAATCTCAGTCTCAG GAGGATTTGTCTGTGGATAGTAACCTCTCTGCCAGCAGTGACAGTCTTATAGAGAAGTCTTCAAAG GGTGGAGTAGCGGCGAAGATCCTGAAGAATCCTTCCACCGCCTCATCTCAA GATAAAGAAAAGACTGAGCACTCAGGAGACTCCAAGGAGAATACCTCTACTGCAGAGAAGCCCAAAACCAAGCAG AATGGTTTTAGTGCGATGATGAAGAGCACGTTCTACTCTGACAAACAG GAGAATAACTCCGACTCTGATTGTGAGGAGATATTGGACAATGGAGAGAGCCAGCCCGGTCACAAACAG AGTAAGTTTGCTGGGGCGATGGAAAAGCTGAACCCTTTTCGATCTGCAAACAAA AATGACAAGCAGACGAGCTCAGACGACGAGGATCCACCTGCGTACAGCGAGAGGTCATCAGGCaataaacag GTCAAAAGCAACATGATCCAgccagagagaaaggaaagaagtgAAACTCCAACGGTCCCACCCAGACCAACTAAAGAG GAGATGAAGGGGACGTCCACATACGACAAAGTAAAAGCAAGAGGGACTGAGGATAAGAAG AGCCGATCAGACGAAGAAGGCCTCAAAGAGGAATCAGCGGCAGCTGCagagggagatgaggagaaCCCTCCGGAAAGCAAAGCA ACCAAAGTGAAAAAACACAAGCACCATAATCCGTTTGTGCCACGAGCTGGAGCCAAG GCTCAGTCTGATGATGAAGGGCTGGGAGAAGAAGATGAGTCTTCATCCAAAGAAGATAAGAAAGATGAGAAGGACAAAACAGAG accAAAGTCAAGAAACCAAAGAGACACAATCCCTTCATGCCTCGGGTCAAG GGCAAAGGTGCACCGAAGAACGCACAGGACGGAGCTAGAGCAGAG AATGGAGGTGGAAATAGAACCTTGTTCGACCAGCTGGAGGACTTACGTATTGACCCATCACAGCCTGAAGACGGCCAG GATGTGGAAGGCCTTATGGATTGGTGGAACACAGTGGAGC CTTGGGAGGACACGCCTCAAGAAGATGACATGACAGATAAAGAAGAGGCCAA AGCGTTTGCTGTGACGGCACAGAAGGTGCAGAAGGGCATCCGTGTCTTCAACAAACTGTTCTCAGAGCGCGCTGAGAGCCTCTGGCAGCACGTCATTGACCTCAACACCATCGCAGACGGACTGGACAAATTCAACAAGAACACAAAGATCGCTCAAATCACCGGAGGCTCCACCAGCGCCATCGGGGGCATAGCCACCATCACAGGCCTCGCTCTGGCCCCGGTTACCATGGGAATATCCTTGATTGTGACGGCGGTGGGTTTGGGTGTCGCCACGGCGGGCGGTCTGACATCAGCAGGTGCCGGCATCTCCAACCAGGTCAACAACTCGATGGACCGCAAGAAGGTGGAGAAGATTGTGCTGGATTATCAGGACAAGATGGTCGACCTCGACAAGTGTCTGAAATTCATCAAGCAGGGTATCGAGAATCTGTCGAGGTTCGACCTGATCAAAATGAAAGAACAAGCCTACAACCGCGACTTCCCTGCGCTCAGTAGTAGATTCTTTGAGGACGGCGCCATGGCAGGGAAGGCCATCCTCGTCAACGCCAATGAGATCATGCGTGTGGTGCAGATCGCAAACGTGGCGGGCAGCACAGCGGCCCGAGCGGTCCAGATTGCCAGTATGGCCACTGGTGTGCTCACCGGACTCTTTGTAGGTATGGACATCTACTTTGTGGCCAAAGACTCCAAAGAACTCAAGAAAGGGGCCAAGTCAGAGTTTGCTGCCAAAATCAGGGAGGTGGCGACGCAGCTGCATGAAGGTCTGGTGGAGCTCAACGGGATACGACAGGAGCTGCAGTCCACAGTACCAGAGAACGACGAAGGCAATGATACAGCTGCTTTAGAAAGCGACAAGAAGGAGAAATATGacaaacatgacaaacatgacaaacatgACAGTTCAAGTGAAGATGAAATCGACCGCATTAAAAAAGCCATTAAAAAGGACTACGAGAACCGAGAATATGTTTGA
- the apol1 gene encoding apolipoprotein L1 isoform X4 — translation MERYDDLDLECEGGGVADKVALFGGKFKKSFKSAEPSLQAQDSLSVSSELSKSNDSLTDSSTKEKGGVFKGMFKKTTKAAKDGQLQDSLSVQNSELSASSDSLTDNKSSKEKSGVFGGILKRSPKPGHVRRPSQDLLDNEFTASNDSLSENTTTKEKSGVFGGILKRSPKPGHVRRPSQNLLDNEFTASNDSLSENTTAKETGGVFSGMFKKTSKPFGARTQSQEDLSAPSELSGSKDNLSVNSDTKETGGVFSGMFKKSPKLFGARRQSQDDLSEPGELSGSTDNLSENTKEKGGIFGGVFRKKVAKSQSQEDLSVDSNLSASSDSLIEKSSKGGVAAKILKNPSTASSQDKEKTEHSGDSKENTSTAEKPKTKQNGFSAMMKSTFYSDKQENNSDSDCEEILDNGESQPGHKQSKFAGAMEKLNPFRSANKNDKQTSSDDEDPPAYSERSSGNKQVKSNMIQPERKERSETPTVPPRPTKEEMKGTSTYDKVKARGTEDKKSRSDEEGLKEESAAAAEGDEENPPESKATKVKKHKHHNPFVPRAGAKAQSDDEGLGEEDESSSKEDKKDEKDKTETKVKKPKRHNPFMPRVKGKGAPKNAQDGARAENGGGNRTLFDQLEDLRIDPSQPEDGQDVEGLMDWWNTVEPWEDTPQEDDMTDKEEAKAFAVTAQKVQKGIRVFNKLFSERAESLWQHVIDLNTIADGLDKFNKNTKIAQITGGSTSAIGGIATITGLALAPVTMGISLIVTAVGLGVATAGGLTSAGAGISNQVNNSMDRKKVEKIVLDYQDKMVDLDKCLKFIKQGIENLSRFDLIKMKEQAYNRDFPALSSRFFEDGAMAGKAILVNANEIMRVVQIANVAGSTAARAVQIASMATGVLTGLFVGMDIYFVAKDSKELKKGAKSEFAAKIREVATQLHEGLVELNGIRQELQSTVPENDEGNDTAALESDKKEKYDKHDKHDKHDSSSEDEIDRIKKAIKKDYENREYV, via the exons ATG GAGCGATACGATGACCTGGATTTGGAGTGTGAAGGAGGAGGCGTAGCC GATAAGGTAGCGTTATTCGGTGGGAAGTTCAAAAAATCCTTCAAGTCTGCAGAACCATCTCTCCAAGCACAG GACAGTTTATCGGTCAGCAGTGAACTTTCAAAGAGCAATGATAGTCTTACTGACAGCAGCACCAAG gaGAAAGGAGGCGTATTTAAAGGAATGTTTAAAAAGACGACCAAAGCTGCCAAAGACGGACAGCTACAG GACTCCCTCTCAGTACAAAATTCCGAACTGTCCGCCAGTAGTGACAGTTTAACAGACAACAAGTCATCAAAG GAAAAATCAGGTGTGTTCGGTGGGATACTGAAACGATCTCCTAAACCAGGACATGTCCGGAGGCCTTCGCAG gatCTTCTGGACAACGAGTTCACAGCCAGTAACGACAGTCTGTCCGAGAACACCACAACTAAG GAAAAATCAGGTGTGTTCGGTGGGATACTGAAACGATCTCCTAAACCAGGACATGTCCGGAGGCCTTCGCAG aatcTTTTGGACAACGAGTTCACAGCCAGTAACGACAGTCTGTCTGAGAACACCACAGCTAAG GAGACCGGAGGGGTGTTCAGtgggatgtttaaaaaaacctCAAAGCCCTTTGGAGCGAGGACACAGTCTCAG GAGGATTTGTCTGCACCCAGCGAGCTCTCAGGCAGCAAAGACAATCTCTCTGTGAACAGCGACACTAAG GAGACCGGAGGGGTGTTCAGCGGGATGTTTAAAAAGTCCCCAAAGCTTTTTGGAGCGAGGAGACAGTCTCAG GATGATTTGTCTGAACCCGGCGAGCTCTCGGGAAGCACTGACAATCTTTCTGAGAACACTAAG GAGAAAGGAGGAATCTTTGGGGGGGTGTTCAGAAAAAAAGTTGCCAAATCTCAGTCTCAG GAGGATTTGTCTGTGGATAGTAACCTCTCTGCCAGCAGTGACAGTCTTATAGAGAAGTCTTCAAAG GGTGGAGTAGCGGCGAAGATCCTGAAGAATCCTTCCACCGCCTCATCTCAA GATAAAGAAAAGACTGAGCACTCAGGAGACTCCAAGGAGAATACCTCTACTGCAGAGAAGCCCAAAACCAAGCAG AATGGTTTTAGTGCGATGATGAAGAGCACGTTCTACTCTGACAAACAG GAGAATAACTCCGACTCTGATTGTGAGGAGATATTGGACAATGGAGAGAGCCAGCCCGGTCACAAACAG AGTAAGTTTGCTGGGGCGATGGAAAAGCTGAACCCTTTTCGATCTGCAAACAAA AATGACAAGCAGACGAGCTCAGACGACGAGGATCCACCTGCGTACAGCGAGAGGTCATCAGGCaataaacag GTCAAAAGCAACATGATCCAgccagagagaaaggaaagaagtgAAACTCCAACGGTCCCACCCAGACCAACTAAAGAG GAGATGAAGGGGACGTCCACATACGACAAAGTAAAAGCAAGAGGGACTGAGGATAAGAAG AGCCGATCAGACGAAGAAGGCCTCAAAGAGGAATCAGCGGCAGCTGCagagggagatgaggagaaCCCTCCGGAAAGCAAAGCA ACCAAAGTGAAAAAACACAAGCACCATAATCCGTTTGTGCCACGAGCTGGAGCCAAG GCTCAGTCTGATGATGAAGGGCTGGGAGAAGAAGATGAGTCTTCATCCAAAGAAGATAAGAAAGATGAGAAGGACAAAACAGAG accAAAGTCAAGAAACCAAAGAGACACAATCCCTTCATGCCTCGGGTCAAG GGCAAAGGTGCACCGAAGAACGCACAGGACGGAGCTAGAGCAGAG AATGGAGGTGGAAATAGAACCTTGTTCGACCAGCTGGAGGACTTACGTATTGACCCATCACAGCCTGAAGACGGCCAG GATGTGGAAGGCCTTATGGATTGGTGGAACACAGTGGAGC CTTGGGAGGACACGCCTCAAGAAGATGACATGACAGATAAAGAAGAGGCCAA AGCGTTTGCTGTGACGGCACAGAAGGTGCAGAAGGGCATCCGTGTCTTCAACAAACTGTTCTCAGAGCGCGCTGAGAGCCTCTGGCAGCACGTCATTGACCTCAACACCATCGCAGACGGACTGGACAAATTCAACAAGAACACAAAGATCGCTCAAATCACCGGAGGCTCCACCAGCGCCATCGGGGGCATAGCCACCATCACAGGCCTCGCTCTGGCCCCGGTTACCATGGGAATATCCTTGATTGTGACGGCGGTGGGTTTGGGTGTCGCCACGGCGGGCGGTCTGACATCAGCAGGTGCCGGCATCTCCAACCAGGTCAACAACTCGATGGACCGCAAGAAGGTGGAGAAGATTGTGCTGGATTATCAGGACAAGATGGTCGACCTCGACAAGTGTCTGAAATTCATCAAGCAGGGTATCGAGAATCTGTCGAGGTTCGACCTGATCAAAATGAAAGAACAAGCCTACAACCGCGACTTCCCTGCGCTCAGTAGTAGATTCTTTGAGGACGGCGCCATGGCAGGGAAGGCCATCCTCGTCAACGCCAATGAGATCATGCGTGTGGTGCAGATCGCAAACGTGGCGGGCAGCACAGCGGCCCGAGCGGTCCAGATTGCCAGTATGGCCACTGGTGTGCTCACCGGACTCTTTGTAGGTATGGACATCTACTTTGTGGCCAAAGACTCCAAAGAACTCAAGAAAGGGGCCAAGTCAGAGTTTGCTGCCAAAATCAGGGAGGTGGCGACGCAGCTGCATGAAGGTCTGGTGGAGCTCAACGGGATACGACAGGAGCTGCAGTCCACAGTACCAGAGAACGACGAAGGCAATGATACAGCTGCTTTAGAAAGCGACAAGAAGGAGAAATATGacaaacatgacaaacatgacaaacatgACAGTTCAAGTGAAGATGAAATCGACCGCATTAAAAAAGCCATTAAAAAGGACTACGAGAACCGAGAATATGTTTGA
- the apol1 gene encoding apolipoprotein L1 isoform X2 → MERYDDLDLECEGGGVADKVALFGGKFKKSFKSAEPSLQAQDSLSVSSELSKSNDSLTDSSTKEKGGVFKGMFKKTTKAAKDGQLQDSLSVQNSELSASSDSLTDNKSSKEKSGVFGGILKRSPKPGHVRRPSQDLLDNEFTASNDSLSENTTTKETGGVFSGMFKKTSKPFGARTQSQEDLSAPSELSGSKDNLSVNSDTKETGGVFSGMFKRSPKPFGARTQSQEDLSAPSELSGSKDNLSVNSDTKETGGVFSGMFKKSPKLFGARRQSQDDLSEPGELSGSTDNLSENTKEKGGIFGGVFRKKVAKSQSQEDLSVDSNLSASSDSLIEKSSKGGVAAKILKNPSTASSQDKEKTEHSGDSKENTSTAEKPKTKQNGFSAMMKSTFYSDKQENNSDSDCEEILDNGESQPGHKQSKFAGAMEKLNPFRSANKNDKQTSSDDEDPPAYSERSSGNKQVKSNMIQPERKERSETPTVPPRPTKEEMKGTSTYDKVKARGTEDKKSRSDEEGLKEESAAAAEGDEENPPESKATKVKKHKHHNPFVPRAGAKAQSDDEGLGEEDESSSKEDKKDEKDKTETKVKKPKRHNPFMPRVKGKGAPKNAQDGARAENGGGNRTLFDQLEDLRIDPSQPEDGQDVEGLMDWWNTVEPWEDTPQEDDMTDKEEAKAFAVTAQKVQKGIRVFNKLFSERAESLWQHVIDLNTIADGLDKFNKNTKIAQITGGSTSAIGGIATITGLALAPVTMGISLIVTAVGLGVATAGGLTSAGAGISNQVNNSMDRKKVEKIVLDYQDKMVDLDKCLKFIKQGIENLSRFDLIKMKEQAYNRDFPALSSRFFEDGAMAGKAILVNANEIMRVVQIANVAGSTAARAVQIASMATGVLTGLFVGMDIYFVAKDSKELKKGAKSEFAAKIREVATQLHEGLVELNGIRQELQSTVPENDEGNDTAALESDKKEKYDKHDKHDKHDSSSEDEIDRIKKAIKKDYENREYV, encoded by the exons ATG GAGCGATACGATGACCTGGATTTGGAGTGTGAAGGAGGAGGCGTAGCC GATAAGGTAGCGTTATTCGGTGGGAAGTTCAAAAAATCCTTCAAGTCTGCAGAACCATCTCTCCAAGCACAG GACAGTTTATCGGTCAGCAGTGAACTTTCAAAGAGCAATGATAGTCTTACTGACAGCAGCACCAAG gaGAAAGGAGGCGTATTTAAAGGAATGTTTAAAAAGACGACCAAAGCTGCCAAAGACGGACAGCTACAG GACTCCCTCTCAGTACAAAATTCCGAACTGTCCGCCAGTAGTGACAGTTTAACAGACAACAAGTCATCAAAG GAAAAATCAGGTGTGTTCGGTGGGATACTGAAACGATCTCCTAAACCAGGACATGTCCGGAGGCCTTCGCAG gatCTTCTGGACAACGAGTTCACAGCCAGTAACGACAGTCTGTCCGAGAACACCACAACTAAG GAGACCGGAGGGGTGTTCAGtgggatgtttaaaaaaacctCAAAGCCCTTTGGAGCGAGGACACAGTCTCAG GAGGATTTGTCTGCACCCAGCGAGCTCTCAGGCAGCAAAGACAATCTCTCTGTGAACAGCGACACTAAG GAGACCGGAGGGGTGTTCAGTGGGATGTTTAAAAGGTCCCCAAAGCCTTTTGGAGCGAGGACCCAGTCTCAG GAGGATTTGTCTGCACCCAGCGAGCTCTCAGGCAGCAAAGACAATCTTTCTGTGAACAGCGACACTAAG GAGACCGGAGGGGTGTTCAGCGGGATGTTTAAAAAGTCCCCAAAGCTTTTTGGAGCGAGGAGACAGTCTCAG GATGATTTGTCTGAACCCGGCGAGCTCTCGGGAAGCACTGACAATCTTTCTGAGAACACTAAG GAGAAAGGAGGAATCTTTGGGGGGGTGTTCAGAAAAAAAGTTGCCAAATCTCAGTCTCAG GAGGATTTGTCTGTGGATAGTAACCTCTCTGCCAGCAGTGACAGTCTTATAGAGAAGTCTTCAAAG GGTGGAGTAGCGGCGAAGATCCTGAAGAATCCTTCCACCGCCTCATCTCAA GATAAAGAAAAGACTGAGCACTCAGGAGACTCCAAGGAGAATACCTCTACTGCAGAGAAGCCCAAAACCAAGCAG AATGGTTTTAGTGCGATGATGAAGAGCACGTTCTACTCTGACAAACAG GAGAATAACTCCGACTCTGATTGTGAGGAGATATTGGACAATGGAGAGAGCCAGCCCGGTCACAAACAG AGTAAGTTTGCTGGGGCGATGGAAAAGCTGAACCCTTTTCGATCTGCAAACAAA AATGACAAGCAGACGAGCTCAGACGACGAGGATCCACCTGCGTACAGCGAGAGGTCATCAGGCaataaacag GTCAAAAGCAACATGATCCAgccagagagaaaggaaagaagtgAAACTCCAACGGTCCCACCCAGACCAACTAAAGAG GAGATGAAGGGGACGTCCACATACGACAAAGTAAAAGCAAGAGGGACTGAGGATAAGAAG AGCCGATCAGACGAAGAAGGCCTCAAAGAGGAATCAGCGGCAGCTGCagagggagatgaggagaaCCCTCCGGAAAGCAAAGCA ACCAAAGTGAAAAAACACAAGCACCATAATCCGTTTGTGCCACGAGCTGGAGCCAAG GCTCAGTCTGATGATGAAGGGCTGGGAGAAGAAGATGAGTCTTCATCCAAAGAAGATAAGAAAGATGAGAAGGACAAAACAGAG accAAAGTCAAGAAACCAAAGAGACACAATCCCTTCATGCCTCGGGTCAAG GGCAAAGGTGCACCGAAGAACGCACAGGACGGAGCTAGAGCAGAG AATGGAGGTGGAAATAGAACCTTGTTCGACCAGCTGGAGGACTTACGTATTGACCCATCACAGCCTGAAGACGGCCAG GATGTGGAAGGCCTTATGGATTGGTGGAACACAGTGGAGC CTTGGGAGGACACGCCTCAAGAAGATGACATGACAGATAAAGAAGAGGCCAA AGCGTTTGCTGTGACGGCACAGAAGGTGCAGAAGGGCATCCGTGTCTTCAACAAACTGTTCTCAGAGCGCGCTGAGAGCCTCTGGCAGCACGTCATTGACCTCAACACCATCGCAGACGGACTGGACAAATTCAACAAGAACACAAAGATCGCTCAAATCACCGGAGGCTCCACCAGCGCCATCGGGGGCATAGCCACCATCACAGGCCTCGCTCTGGCCCCGGTTACCATGGGAATATCCTTGATTGTGACGGCGGTGGGTTTGGGTGTCGCCACGGCGGGCGGTCTGACATCAGCAGGTGCCGGCATCTCCAACCAGGTCAACAACTCGATGGACCGCAAGAAGGTGGAGAAGATTGTGCTGGATTATCAGGACAAGATGGTCGACCTCGACAAGTGTCTGAAATTCATCAAGCAGGGTATCGAGAATCTGTCGAGGTTCGACCTGATCAAAATGAAAGAACAAGCCTACAACCGCGACTTCCCTGCGCTCAGTAGTAGATTCTTTGAGGACGGCGCCATGGCAGGGAAGGCCATCCTCGTCAACGCCAATGAGATCATGCGTGTGGTGCAGATCGCAAACGTGGCGGGCAGCACAGCGGCCCGAGCGGTCCAGATTGCCAGTATGGCCACTGGTGTGCTCACCGGACTCTTTGTAGGTATGGACATCTACTTTGTGGCCAAAGACTCCAAAGAACTCAAGAAAGGGGCCAAGTCAGAGTTTGCTGCCAAAATCAGGGAGGTGGCGACGCAGCTGCATGAAGGTCTGGTGGAGCTCAACGGGATACGACAGGAGCTGCAGTCCACAGTACCAGAGAACGACGAAGGCAATGATACAGCTGCTTTAGAAAGCGACAAGAAGGAGAAATATGacaaacatgacaaacatgacaaacatgACAGTTCAAGTGAAGATGAAATCGACCGCATTAAAAAAGCCATTAAAAAGGACTACGAGAACCGAGAATATGTTTGA